In Pseudomonadota bacterium, a genomic segment contains:
- a CDS encoding SDR family oxidoreductase, producing the protein MAETLPKTPSFDLAGRRAVVTGAGRGIGLAAAAALAEAGAEVTLAARTAEEIEAAANAICEAGGSADAHALDVSNLAAVAEFFAGRPAFHVLVNNAGTNRPGPMVDATEADFDAVMGLNVKAAFFVAQACARQMIAEGVAGSLIHMGSQMGHVGGINRSLYCASKWALEGMNKAFSLDLAAAKIRSNIIAPTFIETPMTRPFFSDQAFLESVMQKIKLGRIGQVEDLMGAVRFLASDASGLMTGSSIVVDGGWTAD; encoded by the coding sequence ATGGCTGAGACCCTCCCGAAGACCCCGAGCTTCGATCTAGCCGGTCGGCGCGCGGTAGTCACCGGCGCCGGCCGCGGCATCGGCCTGGCGGCCGCGGCGGCGCTCGCTGAAGCGGGTGCCGAAGTGACGCTTGCGGCGCGGACCGCCGAGGAGATCGAGGCGGCCGCCAACGCGATTTGTGAAGCAGGCGGGAGCGCTGACGCTCATGCCCTGGACGTGAGCAACCTGGCGGCGGTGGCCGAGTTCTTCGCCGGCAGGCCCGCTTTTCACGTGCTGGTCAACAACGCCGGCACCAATCGCCCGGGCCCGATGGTCGACGCCACCGAGGCGGACTTCGACGCGGTGATGGGGCTGAACGTCAAGGCCGCTTTTTTTGTCGCCCAGGCGTGTGCCAGACAAATGATTGCCGAGGGCGTCGCCGGCAGCCTGATACACATGGGCTCACAGATGGGGCATGTGGGCGGCATCAACCGATCCCTCTATTGCGCCTCCAAGTGGGCGCTGGAAGGCATGAATAAGGCGTTTTCTCTGGATCTGGCGGCGGCAAAAATCCGCTCCAATATCATCGCGCCGACGTTCATTGAAACGCCCATGACCCGGCCGTTTTTTTCAGACCAGGCGTTTCTTGAGAGCGTCATGCAGAAGATCAAGCTCGGACGAATCGGTCAGGTCGAGGACCTCATGGGGGCCGTTCGCTTTCTGGCTTCCGACGCCTCAGGCCTCATGACCGGCAGCAGCATCGTCGTGGACGGTGGCTGGACCGCCGACTGA
- the hisD gene encoding histidinol dehydrogenase codes for MATWLKRGASAEVKADADRQVRDIVEATLADIEKRGDEAVRELSNKFDGWDREDYQLTDAEIQACIDSLSAQEVKDIEFAQAQIRNFAQIQRDSMKDVEVETMPGVVLGHKNIPLNSAGCYVPGGKYPMVASAHMSVITAKVAGVPRVATCAPPFQGKPAPAIVAAQAMAGADAIYALGGIQAVGAMALGTESIKPVDILVGPGNAFVAEAKRQLYGRVGIDLFAGPTETLVIADDSVDAELCATDLLGQAEHGPDSPAVLLTNSRELAEDTMKEVERLLQVLPTADHAGKAWATFGEVIVADSLEEMVSIADDLASEHVQVMTRDPDYFLDNMTNYGALFLGHRTNVSYGDKVIGTNHTLPTKKAARYTGGLWVGKFIKTCTFQRVNTDEASTLVGEYCSRLCALEGFAGHGEQANIRVRRLGQREVPYAGQAEPSELTRADG; via the coding sequence ATGGCCACCTGGCTCAAGCGCGGCGCGAGCGCCGAGGTGAAAGCAGACGCCGACCGGCAGGTTCGGGACATCGTCGAAGCGACGCTCGCTGACATTGAAAAGCGAGGCGATGAGGCGGTTCGCGAACTGTCCAACAAATTCGACGGCTGGGATCGCGAGGACTATCAGCTCACCGACGCGGAAATCCAGGCGTGCATCGACAGCCTGTCAGCACAGGAAGTCAAGGACATCGAATTTGCTCAGGCGCAAATTCGGAACTTCGCACAGATTCAGCGCGACAGCATGAAAGACGTCGAAGTGGAAACCATGCCCGGCGTGGTGCTAGGGCACAAAAATATTCCGCTCAACAGCGCCGGCTGTTACGTCCCGGGCGGAAAATATCCCATGGTGGCGAGCGCTCACATGTCGGTCATCACGGCCAAAGTCGCCGGCGTTCCGCGAGTCGCGACCTGTGCACCGCCGTTTCAGGGTAAGCCGGCTCCCGCCATTGTGGCGGCCCAGGCCATGGCGGGTGCCGACGCAATCTATGCGCTCGGCGGCATTCAGGCGGTCGGCGCCATGGCGCTCGGAACCGAGAGCATCAAGCCCGTGGATATTCTCGTTGGGCCGGGTAACGCATTTGTGGCGGAGGCCAAGCGACAGCTTTATGGTCGCGTGGGGATCGACCTGTTTGCCGGACCGACCGAAACCCTGGTCATTGCGGACGACAGTGTGGACGCCGAGCTTTGCGCCACCGACCTGCTCGGCCAGGCTGAGCACGGCCCCGATAGTCCGGCAGTGCTGCTGACCAATTCGCGCGAGCTGGCCGAGGACACCATGAAGGAGGTCGAACGGCTGCTGCAGGTGCTTCCCACCGCCGACCACGCCGGCAAGGCCTGGGCAACGTTCGGTGAGGTGATTGTGGCCGACAGTCTCGAGGAAATGGTCAGCATTGCCGACGATCTAGCCTCGGAGCACGTCCAGGTCATGACCCGCGACCCGGATTACTTCCTCGACAACATGACCAACTACGGCGCGTTGTTTCTGGGTCACCGCACGAACGTCTCTTATGGCGACAAGGTAATCGGCACCAACCACACGCTGCCGACCAAAAAGGCGGCGCGCTATACCGGCGGCCTTTGGGTAGGCAAGTTCATCAAGACCTGCACCTTTCAGCGGGTCAATACCGACGAGGCGTCCACCCTCGTGGGCGAATACTGCAGCCGCCTCTGCGCGCTAGAGGGATTTGCCGGTCATGGTGAGCAGGCCAACATTCGCGTCCGCCGGCTCGGCCAGCGCGAAGTGCCCTACGCCGGCCAGGCTGAACCGTCCGAGCTGACGCGGGCGGATGGCTGA